GCGAAAAGCAGTGGGATGAACACTGCGCGTCAGAGAAGCATAACTTCAACGTGAACTCGGACAGAGAACATCAGTGGAACTACAGACAGCCCCCCTGGGGAATGCCCGGAACCAGCTACGAACTCTGTTACAAGTAAGTGAATTATGTTCTACCTTAACTGAATTTGTTTACAGTGAAACTGTGACTCCTCGTGTGAGTTTGTCTGATTGATATTTGTCTGTAGTCCATCTGTTTGTGGActttttagatttttatccaacaaatgtatgttaattttgtttatataaatcTACATGACTGATGAACTGCAGTTACCTAAGTATGAATGGACTTCACGGGAAAAAGTTCTTAGAACAAGTGTTGATGTCTCTTGTATTGATTTCAGACACATCGAGGGCAGGAAGTGTCCGTATTCTAATGTGCCAGACATGTACAATATGTGTCAGTATGCCCACAGCGAGGAGGAACTGGATGAGTGGAAGGAGCGCTATGAGTGGCGACAGATGAAGCGTGACATGGCACGACAGGAAAAGGTCTTCTCCTTCATGGATGAGTTACTGGAGGAATATCAGTCAGCAGAGCAAGGAATTAGAGTGGTCTGTGTTGTATCTAAACGAACATCTTCTGCTTGTATTGTTGTATGTCTGTCCTCAACTTAAACCATAGTCACAACTTGGGAATTCTATCTAACCACACTTCCTACAATTATTTTTTAGAATGCTATAAATGGAAACTAAATCTATATTTTGATAAGTAAAATGAATGCAAATTACTGTAGGGAATAtaatttattcccatgatttctcaatgAAGTCCAaaacatgggaatatatatagAGTTATGCATGAATAGGGAGGggtaatatttttcaacttttgaacatcatagaaaatgtaCAAGTCCCTTATTCTTTAGGAATTTTATTGATGCTTGTTGCAACTAAACTAAGCCAAGAATATGTATCAACCCTTgcatcaatttttttctttgtatcTAGTGTCCTGAATAAGAATTATTACATGAGAAGATTCAAGACAGGAGACTAAGAGGTTAAAGGTTAAATAGGACCTTTAGGAATTTGTCACTGCTTGTGGAACtattttttacatacatgtacacatttttaGTTGATAGTATTTGAACtgtattgtttagtacatttcaCTGAAATAGTGATCGAGTAAATGAATTTCCAGATAGCAGAAGACATACCAGATGTAGTAGTAACCTGTGAACAGGAATTAACAATCTACGAAGAAGAAAAGAATGCCATCTTTACCTGGATATTCAACGTGCAATCAGCGGTACATATTTACAATAGTAGTGCAGTAGGCGTGTACAAATACTGTCAATAATTCCATGGAAATCTTGTAGTCTTATTTTGTGGTATGGTATTAACCTCAAATTGATATGATAGAGATTGACAACTCTTCATTCACGAAATCCATGACAAGGTCGTTTAGAGGTTCTTTTTCTCTCAAATCCAGAGAATTTTACTCCACTTTTCATGTTGAAAACATACATGTTTCTAATTTTCAGAGGCCACTGGAGAAAGTTGCACTACTCTATAACAAAGACCGTCTGCACTTCTCATTGAAAGAGAGTGAACTGGATAAGAACACCCAGATAGCACCAGGTGTGTCATTCCAAATCGGCAGTGGATGCCAGGTTGAGGTTCAGTTCACAGGGAACATGTTTGGATCATTCAATCAGTGGGTTATTTTTGACTTTGGCAGTCGGCCAGTATTGGTACGGAAGCTGTATGTAGAAGTAGGAACCATCGGAACCCACGAAAAAGTCAAGTCTCTACGAGAGAAGTTACAGTTTGACCGCTGGACTGCAGAAAACAGGGAGATTGTACGTTATGAGAGAGCTAATGTAGATGAGCTGGAAAGGAAGCTGACCAGTAAATACAAAGCTCCGTCATCGTCAGAAAGCGTAATCAGTCAGCACAGCGTGACGACGGAACTCAACTGGAACAACTATCATCACAAGATGCACCAACTGCTGGAGATGGAGGAGATGAAACGACACCAGATCATATGCAGGTAAACAAATGCCGGATCATGTCCAGGTAACATACTCCAGATCATATCCAGGTCAATATACACTGGGCACCCATCAAGTCTGGTGTTGTATTCTGATTTTCTATGGATGATTCTTCAACATAGTTTGTAGTTAGTTTGCAAAGATGATAAATGTTGAATATTGCTTTTCAAAGTACTTATGGTTTCCTGACAGAATCATTTCCCTTTCAGTTACAACTTGCGCAAGACTGTCACCATACAGGAGAGCATTCAAGAACAGGTGTTGTTGCTGTCACAAAATGGGGAGTTATTTGCCAAAGTTCCACTGGCAGAATACCTAACAGAGGACACAGACGCGGGTAAACTGATCCTGACAAGCGTGCGAACGGTGCTGCTTGCTCCTCAGAACCACCCCAATAGGAGTGTGTACGAAGCGGTCATCGTTAGGAAAGATAACTTTGGCTATGATGGTCGTGGAAAGGAGTATATCTATCTGTGTCTATCTCTGAAATGTGTGCAGGGCTTGAGTCTCCAGTCCGGAATGACCCTGCAGGTGGAGATCCAGTTCCAGATGGATCGGATGTGGTTCTGTATGATGCATTACGCTGTGGATCATCTCAACTCCACGGACGTTGTGTTCCCAGATGTCTCAAAGATCAAACCTTTTCACGAAAAATCAACATTCAGGATTACGTAAGTCTAACAATgatacatattgaattttgcAAAGGGTGACTTAGATATATTTAAACAGGATCTTTTATTcgttaaaaaagaatatttttcatgtTATTTAGAATTGAGGAAAAAAACTTAAAAACTCCTGttgagaaatatttcattgtttattttcgATCACTGACAGTAAATTATTTCACACGTGTTTTGCAGTTCGTCTGTGCTGAACCCCGACCAGTTGACAGCTATTCAGCACATCGTGACAGAGCGGGTGGGGTACAATCCTCCATTCGTTATCTACGGCCCGTTTGGAACTGGTAAGACAGAGACTATTGCCCAGGCTGTGATGGTCTTAATCCGAGAAAAACCAGACGCCAAAATCCTCATCTGTGCTCAGTCAAACAGGTAATACATtgttatgccccccttcaaagaagaggggcatattggtttgcacctgttggtcggtcggtagaccacatgttgtccgctcaatatcttgagaaccattcacttgatcgtaatgatatttcatatgtgggttggttatgaaaagaagaggacaCCTATTGgatttcaggtcaaaaggttaaaggtcaaggatcaatctACTGTGgccataggaatatactgtccactcaatatcttgagaaccctttgcttgacagacatcagatttggtacactggtacatcttaaggagtagatgacccctattgattttgaggtcacatggtcaaaggtcaagggtcaaactggacataggaatatactatccacacaatatcttgagaaccctttgcttgacagacatcagacttggtacactggtacatcttcaggagaagatgactcctattgattttgaggtcacatggtcaaaggtcaagggtcaaactggacataggaatatactgtctgcttagtatcttgagaaccctttgcttaatagacatcaaacttggtacactgatacgtcttcaggggaagatgacccctattgattttgaggtcacatgttcaaaggtcaagggtcacactggacatgggaatatactgtccgttcaatatcttgagaaccctttgcttgacagacatcaaacttggtacaatggtacatcttcaggagaaaatgacccctattaattttgaggtcacatgttcaaaggtcaagggtcacactggacatgggaatatactgtccgttcaatatcttgagaaccctttgcttgacagacatcaaacttggtacaatggtacatcttcaggagaaaatggcccctattaattttgaggtcacatgtttaaaggtcaagggtcaaactggacattggaatatactgtctgctcaatatcttgagaacccttttcttgacagacaccaaacttggtacactggtacagcataaggagtagatgacccctattgatttttcggtcacatggtcaatttaCTCTtgacatagtaagatattgtctgctcaatattttgaattgacgatactactatcaattaaatgatgtgtgtgtgtataacccttttcaattttgcaccatgggggggcatatgtgttttacaaacatctcttgttcttGTGCAGctgtttttaatatttgtatatacagttgaacttcggtATGTTGAACACAGATATTTCAAATACCagggatatgtcaaagtgatttgGAAGTCCCAACCATTTATTATACGGCAATTTGAATTCAGAAAAACTAGGGCTGCATTGTAGCTTTTGTTCTTTAAACGTTGTACATCCGGTTCACAATGGCAGCTGTTTGCAGTAAAGCAAACAAATTCACGATTGGATAAAGTCTAATAAATGTAAGCAAAATGACAATAAATCAATACAGTCAGAAAATAGTAAGAAATGCGTATGAATAAAATGTAATGATACCGATAATATAGTTTGTTGTAATATTGATGGGAAGATTTTACAGTGGAAAACCCTAAATGTACCTTCAAAGAGATCAAGATGCATAAAGTTTTGTGAATGTAAATAGTCAGTCAGCTAATCAAATATTCGGCTAATCTGATAATTTTTGTCTGACAAATGGGCTATTGGATTAACCGGGACCCCCTGTAGTGAACCTCCAAGGCCAGTGTacaacagttcattataaccaaacttcattatacagtaaaacaaggttATAGCAAACCTATAGctaaaaacagttcattatagtcaaatttcattatacagtaaaacaaggttATAGCAAACCTATAGctaaaaacagttcattataaccaaacttcattatacagtaaaacaaggttATAGCAAACCTATAGctaaaaacagttcattataaccaaacttcattatacagtaaaacaaggttATAGCAAACCTATAGctaaaaacagttcattataaccaaacttcattatacagtaaaacaaggttATAGCAAACCTATAGctaaaaacagttcattatagtCAAATTTCATTATACAATAAAAGAAGGTTATAGCGAACTTtcagggccagcgaaaaacagtttgttatagCCAAACTTCATTACACAGTAAAACAAGGTTATAGCAAACTTCCAGGGCCAGCGAATAATGGTTCGTTATAacaaaacttcattatatccaataattTTTTCCTTATTTTCATATCATAGTGGAATAAATATCAATTCACAATAAGCATGAATCAGatatgtaaatgaaataaaatctcaatatttgatttgatttctaCATGCTTAACCCCCCTTTTTTGTGAAGTGAagtagtttatttttaaaaattaatgtaactgtttttgttgaaaataaaacatggcCATATTCTCTTTGTAGTGCAGCGGATCTGTACCTGACAAAACATTTTGATCCGTTCTTGAGGAAGACTAGCTATAATACCAAAATACGACGTGTGTATTTCAAAGAGAGGCGTGTCAACACTGTCCAACCAGAGGTCAAGAAATATTGCCAGCTGAACCCAAATAAGGATGAATTTGAGTTCCCAACTCATGATGATATAAAGAACCACAATATAGTGATAGTGACAATGTCCACGTCACTGTTACTATCGGAGTTGGGCCTACAGGACTACTTTACACACATTTTCGTGGATGAGGCTGCCCAGACTCTGGAGGCGGAGGCCGTAATGCCTCTCACCCTGGCCAGTGAGAAGACGTGCATTGTATTGGCTGGCGATCATCAGCAGATCAGTCCCAAGGTGTACAGCCCAGAGGCGTGTGATCAGAAGTTTGATATGTCACTGTTAGAGAGACTCTTCCAGTATTACGATTCATTCTCTCACAAGATTGATCCAGCTAAACCACTGAACATTCTCCTAAGAATTAATTACAGAACCAAAATGGAGATTTTACGTTTCATCTCGGCTATATTTTATGGTGGCCCCGATAAGCTGGAGTCCAGGGCTAACATTCCGTCTGTATTGGAGATTACGCCGCTGATGTTTTATGCCGTGCAGGGTGTCGAGATTCAGGATAAGGACAGCATTTCTTTCTACAACATGTCAGAGGTCCAAGAGGTGGTGGAGAGGGTGCATGAACTGTACCTCAACTGGCCAGCAGAATGGGGCGAGAGGAACGCCAAGGCCATTGGAGTGGTCACCCCTTATTTTGATCAGGTGAGATTAACATTGATTACAGTTTTACATCGTTTTCGCAATATTTCAGGCATTTTATGGTGGGGTGAAAATAACAATATTAAACAAAACCCATTATTAGAAGTACACTGTGTTGAACACACTTTTCAACATTCTGTATCTTTATCTTTGGATATTGCTTGGGGTttgttgggggttttttttgggggggggggggggtattcatttatacattgtacagtatatacaggAAATTCCTAAATCAATTTGTTTTAGAAATTTTCTTAATCATTACTATTGCTAGATAAAATTGAATTTGAGTTTGTGAAAAATGATCCCCCATTGATAAGTCTTTTGTACTCTGGTTCTTTGTTCATTGTTGAATTAGatattttactttttctaagGTACAACTCATAAGAAAAGCCTTACGAAAGAAACACCCTGACCTAAAGAATATAACTGTCGAGAGAGTGAATAATGTTCAAGGTACGGAGCTCCATTTAacaattatcttttaaaagtttaaatattGAAGATTAATCAAGATTTTAATACCTGTGGTAAAACTGATATAATTTTCTGCCTTTTAGGGAAGGAATTTCGAGCACTGTTTATTTCGACTGTGAGAACTCGAGGCCTGATTGACTCGCAGTACAAACCCGAAGGGGAATGCGAGGGAGATGGGGGGTATTATGGCTTCCTTTCTGACCGCAAGCTGCTGAACACCGCCCTTACACGAGCCCAGTCCTACGTGGCAGTGGTGGGGGACCCGGTGGCATTGTGTGCCATCGGAGAATGCCTAACCGTTTGGAGAACGTATCTAAAGCATTGTCAGAACATGAAGAGCATCCAGCCGTCCACATTAACATTGGAATCCATCAAACAGCAGGTGTCGAATCTGGCTCAGTCCCCGGCCAGACAAAGAATGGAGGAAAGAAGTGGACAGAATAAACCTCAAGGGCAGGTAACTTTTTCACAGGAGTCGAAACCTTCTTCTGAGGGACGGAATGTAGGGCCTCAAAGTTTGTCACATCCAGGTCACGGACAGCTAATGCCAGCCCCACTCTCCCATCCCAGTCTGCGGAACGAAGCTTGGAAGCAGACGTCGAAGGAAGCTCTACTAAGTAATCTGTTTTCTACACATGAAGTTAAGCCCCTTGTTAAGTCGATGTCACAGCTGAACGAGATAAGCAGCCGACCCATACCACATCAACAGAGGGAGAAGATAGTGTACTCATATGACTGGAGTGAATGTTATGACACAGCTACGGACGACCTGTTGAAACAGATGGCAGAAGAAGCAATCCGAATGGAGAGAGTATTGAAACAGAGAGATAAAGCTAAAGTTCCAGAAGGACCAGTGTATGTGGAATTTATTGACTTCAACGAAAGTAATGGTcatgttaaaatgttttataatgATTCATCACAATCAGTCGGAAAAGGTGATTTCAAGGAGATTCAGTTGTATGATGAAACTCAGCTTCAGGCCATGATGCAGAAGTATCCAGAGCGGTTTAAAAGGTGTATCTTTAGTAAGGATCAGGATAGGATGCATGCTGAGGTTATAGAACAGCGGCCCCATCACAGTCCGGTGGAGATTGGTAATGTACGGGACAGTGGCACCGCCATGGACGGAGATGAGGTGGTGGTAGAGATCCTACCCTCTGAAGATGTTGACGAGTTGGACTTGGATAATATGGACTTCAGTCGTCATGGACGAGTGGTCGGAATTCTGAACAGAAAGATTGATCCAGAGTATAAGTGTTTTGTGTGTCATGTGGATCCAGACAACACGGGAATAATGATCCCTATTAATACAGGAGCACATAAGATGTATGCCCTGTCAACTGGAGGGGAGGAGTGTAATAACGAGGTGTGTGTGTATCAGATCTCTAAAGAGGGCCAGGTGAAGCAGAGTCAGATCGTCAAAATTAACCCAGTCAACTGtcaagagacattatttgttgtgAGGTTCTTAAAGTGGCATCCTACTCTTTACTTTCCTTTAGGCATTACTGTAGGGGTGATTCCGGCTGGTACCACCCACCAATCGGCTATCGGTATTCTGAATTTGGAGTATGACATCAAGAAAGAGGTCAGTAAGGCTGTGGAGCAGGAGGTGCAGACACATTTTCCTACCAATTACACCATCCCGGTCAAGGAGTATGATAAACGCCTTAATCTGCGCGAAAAGTGGACATTTTCTATCAGTCCTAATGACTCAGAAATCGGTCAAGCGTTAAGCATCGAAGAAACTGTAGATGGAAATTATTACATTGGCGTGCATGTAAGCGATGTGACATATTTTGTTAAGATGAACAGTAATATTGATACAGAAGCTAGAAACAAAACAGAGTCGATCGTTCTCCCTAACGCAGAGAAACTCCACATGCTACCAGATAAGCTCAGCACTGATCTTTGTAGCTTAAAACCAGGTGTAGATAGGTTAACTTTGTCTGTCTTCTTAACTGTATCGAAATCAGGAGAAATCataagagctgatccaaaaagGTGCATTATCAACTCTAAGAAAAAGTTTACTTTTGAAGACGTAGCAGATGTCCTGGTGGACCCTAACGCTGCCTCGGATTACCTGAAAAGCTGTATAATCGTGTTGTTTCACATGTCCAGGGTTTGGCGTAGACAGAGGTTGGGTAATGCGAGTTTGTATCGAGACGTCGATGTAACGCAGGGAGATAAACATTCACCGGAAGCTTACATTATGCTGCAGGAGTTAATGATCCACACTAACCACCAGATAGCCAGGTTTCTGCTACAGCAGTTCCCCAGTATGGTGCCTCTTTATTGTCAAGGTCAACCAAATGAAACTGAGCTGGAGAAATGGAGACAAGAGCATGCGGCAGACGCCATTAATTCTATCGCCTTAACCAAACCGTTCCTTGAAGGCCACAAAACTTGTCAATGTAAGATGGCCTGTACGTGCATTATAAATTACATCAAGCGAACTAGCAATATCAAGGTACACGACTCCTTTGATGTGTGTCGGACATTATGGCAGGCTCTTTGTGAAGCAGCTGAGATGGGCAACATGAGTTTTGTTCAGAACATTCTTATAGCTGCCGAGAGCCACCCTCAGTTGACTGTAGCACTGATGAAACTTGATGCCATTCAGAATCGATCCGAATATATCTGTTCTGATGAAAGTCCAGCTCATGGACACTACTCACTAAATCTTGCTCGGTATGTCCATTTTGTGAATCCCATCAGTCGTTATATGGACTTAGTCACACACAGACTGGTCGTAGCTGCCGTGGAGAAGTCACCTGTGGGTTATAACCAGTCCGATATTAAACAGCTTTGTTCCTATCTCACGAACGCCAGTGACGGTGTCCGGCAGTACCAACGAGAAGTACAGAACGTTCATCTCTCTCTGATGCTGAAATCTAAACCAGTCAGTATGTCGCCATCTATAGAAAGAATTAACGAAGAAGAAATTGTGCTATGTTTTCCACCCACTTTTGGGAATGTTCCAGGTTCAAAGAGaagaataaaattaaatttacttgCTCTGAAGGAACCACCTAAACTTCTGGACACCAGAGAGAAAGGATTACAGTTAAGTTGGAGGGAACGAATTTATGATCTTATAGCCCCACCAGGAGGGATGGACTCTAATGAAGAAAAGGAACTTAATCCCCATCAGCACATATACCAGATCCCTTCTTTCCATTGGCAGAAGCTATTAATGGCCATTAGAGATGAAAATCAAGACAAACTACGCACAACAGTCCTGTCTGTAAAAGACCAAGTCAGAAACCCGGCACATAGTAAAAACTTTGCTACTGAGATTACAACGGAACGTCTTGTTGAAGGAGAAATGCTTCCTTATACCGAgtttaatgtaaa
This genomic window from Ostrea edulis chromosome 4, xbOstEdul1.1, whole genome shotgun sequence contains:
- the LOC125668473 gene encoding helicase with zinc finger domain 2-like isoform X2; this encodes MDLPWSDGIYPSDVPRDFEEVRNREERKERISLYWESMVNDQEPRVHKNALLHLMQDLKDEGNDLFKEGDFDNSWMHYRNALFIARILEVRFYHIVDKEFISTLFSNRAFCCLKKEMYVEAVQDCESAIQIFPGNIKAYYRQVLALKAQKRLTDALKVAEKGMETKPGVFKEILEELKELIAEEKNPTSVSAKDAKPVEDRELDNEWLQGTNINVTKSEPRQKMPSKKNKGKSNTKQVKVNGNSSKNTKGTEKPSHEIGNGAVESEGAESDDTEGTDDRLSEDENFVNNFMSVRNTKLGITGQNFHLKFPATVDVSEPVNKSQSMGLDCFSPPAGKTPVKPEFVHNPQNISSSVSSLSSRASTPNQRALSQSTIDEIKKIKFPLDDYYDWKLACRQCFLKVGEGVKGFRYHVNLSHECVKDVLLVRDKKEGKNWVKVRPRPESKFQQFGNYKLCNHFSSGNPCSVGEEKCTFAHNIAERKLWDMDRIQSFLLLDFIGKVQQYKIDTSEELVRLQSTDSGAGKRSDPAIPGLNYKTKQTKPPPSVPIEQVQTQMKQPLLPTPPRAHLPPSNLPAAPIMNRPRMPGPPLQGFSDPYKYMVPPPPHGMGPMPHGMPFPPHMMKNRFPVHGLPPRMMPPFSSPTSQAQIRPNMMRAPAPKPVADSMPYDDSSDSTTSYTQEFPLSSTHDYKLVCKNCYKVDNTSGMYVYQPGQHKCEENILIVRPKHIASQWLKIRERKNHRVFTGSYIWCNSIRVGGICRYGEDSCSFAHNEWEQLLWTLEKDDEFNITEFIIQSRSKSLDKGYSIADILQRHSGYLSFVCKACFYNTPQMINREGAEGKCSGKSKHDWSDYKILAHFSSDGSVTIINPRGFLHKTAFFKICKWLHYCRNRINAECRFAHSMVERDLWMFERDTGYSQDRIVELANKQLGISTNVQEAKTYTSEITPSATLFQSSTVQTPTSAVKSVSQTQDTKPLASVDEDDDDLCPYIIQELCLTCWKNGKKSIQDGTKDRCVKNHSNWKTNQVYLVSPSNKEIRVLPRKIPSGFRFILCSYIEKRGKCGYTGGGPCQFAHSQEELEIWQWMCAHDIRKLDDLHRASKEAQVTRAAQVKNKAISGESVVSVTKRVALPTQVKFSMYYCSYCGKQCNSEKQWDEHCASEKHNFNVNSDREHQWNYRQPPWGMPGTSYELCYKHIEGRKCPYSNVPDMYNMCQYAHSEEELDEWKERYEWRQMKRDMARQEKVFSFMDELLEEYQSAEQGIRVIAEDIPDVVVTCEQELTIYEEEKNAIFTWIFNVQSARPLEKVALLYNKDRLHFSLKESELDKNTQIAPGVSFQIGSGCQVEVQFTGNMFGSFNQWVIFDFGSRPVLVRKLYVEVGTIGTHEKVKSLREKLQFDRWTAENREIVRYERANVDELERKLTSKYKAPSSSESVISQHSVTTELNWNNYHHKMHQLLEMEEMKRHQIICSYNLRKTVTIQESIQEQVLLLSQNGELFAKVPLAEYLTEDTDAGKLILTSVRTVLLAPQNHPNRSVYEAVIVRKDNFGYDGRGKEYIYLCLSLKCVQGLSLQSGMTLQVEIQFQMDRMWFCMMHYAVDHLNSTDVVFPDVSKIKPFHEKSTFRITSSVLNPDQLTAIQHIVTERVGYNPPFVIYGPFGTGKTETIAQAVMVLIREKPDAKILICAQSNSAADLYLTKHFDPFLRKTSYNTKIRRVYFKERRVNTVQPEVKKYCQLNPNKDEFEFPTHDDIKNHNIVIVTMSTSLLLSELGLQDYFTHIFVDEAAQTLEAEAVMPLTLASEKTCIVLAGDHQQISPKVYSPEACDQKFDMSLLERLFQYYDSFSHKIDPAKPLNILLRINYRTKMEILRFISAIFYGGPDKLESRANIPSVLEITPLMFYAVQGVEIQDKDSISFYNMSEVQEVVERVHELYLNWPAEWGERNAKAIGVVTPYFDQVQLIRKALRKKHPDLKNITVERVNNVQGKEFRALFISTVRTRGLIDSQYKPEGECEGDGGYYGFLSDRKLLNTALTRAQSYVAVVGDPVALCAIGECLTVWRTYLKHCQNMKSIQPSTLTLESIKQQVSNLAQSPARQRMEERSGQNKPQGQVTFSQESKPSSEGRNVGPQSLSHPGHGQLMPAPLSHPSLRNEAWKQTSKEALLSNLFSTHEVKPLVKSMSQLNEISSRPIPHQQREKIVYSYDWSECYDTATDDLLKQMAEEAIRMERVLKQRDKAKVPEGPVYVEFIDFNESNGHVKMFYNDSSQSVGKGDFKEIQLYDETQLQAMMQKYPERFKRCIFSKDQDRMHAEVIEQRPHHSPVEIGNVRDSGTAMDGDEVVVEILPSEDVDELDLDNMDFSRHGRVVGILNRKIDPEYKCFVCHVDPDNTGIMIPINTGAHKMYALSTGGEECNNEVCVYQISKEGQVKQSQIVKINPVNCQETLFVVRFLKWHPTLYFPLGITVGVIPAGTTHQSAIGILNLEYDIKKEVSKAVEQEVQTHFPTNYTIPVKEYDKRLNLREKWTFSISPNDSEIGQALSIEETVDGNYYIGVHVSDVTYFVKMNSNIDTEARNKTESIVLPNAEKLHMLPDKLSTDLCSLKPGVDRLTLSVFLTVSKSGEIIRADPKRCIINSKKKFTFEDVADVLVDPNAASDYLKSCIIVLFHMSRVWRRQRLGNASLYRDVDVTQGDKHSPEAYIMLQELMIHTNHQIARFLLQQFPSMVPLYCQGQPNETELEKWRQEHAADAINSIALTKPFLEGHKTCQCKMACTCIINYIKRTSNIKVHDSFDVCRTLWQALCEAAEMGNMSFVQNILIAAESHPQLTVALMKLDAIQNRSEYICSDESPAHGHYSLNLARYVHFVNPISRYMDLVTHRLVVAAVEKSPVGYNQSDIKQLCSYLTNASDGVRQYQREVQNVHLSLMLKSKPVSMSPSIERINEEEIVLCFPPTFGNVPGSKRRIKLNLLALKEPPKLLDTREKGLQLSWRERIYDLIAPPGGMDSNEEKELNPHQHIYQIPSFHWQKLLMAIRDENQDKLRTTVLSVKDQVRNPAHSKNFATEITTERLVEGEMLPYTEFNVKFKNSALLAVQVTAEMLHGLLTPTLQLLNLIPNLDICLEHRSNSRQCFAQEPVSYASKESYAHETDYVDSWLGVLNIEAAQTAVDESNSVLIRNVFLHWKYEGTDENLFTAQFCLPLEFCKKRNIRFSSDAMIDDLFDPENVHFAESYFLDFICVRYSRVQVTGHKEQDQMMGGDMANKWVGHCVVTSVTRNEKELKVRLRLHHSSVEPPSYLQSPQMNKTPCTIEWIHKTMEARRMECAIRTIPDSGQLAKDIALGRIPVPTVDYRDVEILRQFPAPGLPALNPVQDQAVSTAMKQPFTVITGPPGTGKSLMASRLIYMVSLRNKMVPVSGIKPQILVCAPNDQSLDILIDYLSCLGQSCPKILRVYDEKMEQQEFPRPGQLTPLQWTVNNAHNTPLVQEKFALHHKIRNQETMFGSSISQFDMLFRLYPDDITDQQVEEYEAIVKKAEMVELREAEILVCTCTASARSQIRNSCNVTQVVIDNCGMVSEPECMIPIATFDSVKQVLVLGDIQQVPYNIRSPVARSQGLTTSLLDRYRNQAVRLQTQYRMQQDISDFASLALSGEVLSCGTENQKQMLTLFTKDKPVTFCQFYGKEESTGQEIVNQEESSLAVAVASKLVNRHHLAEESIVILSFYQGQCAMISKKLQQKGHKNIAVCSVESCQGREWDNVILSTVRTIPGHTVELRSTTEWKEMHLGHLMNHGLVNQALTRAKKRLIILGNNNLLRCDALWEKYLQLCLSKGQVSDGRQYLKWLN